A genomic region of Ammospiza nelsoni isolate bAmmNel1 chromosome 3, bAmmNel1.pri, whole genome shotgun sequence contains the following coding sequences:
- the UBE2J1 gene encoding ubiquitin-conjugating enzyme E2 J1 isoform X1: MEARYNLKSPAVKRLMKEAAELKDPTDHYHAQPLEDNLFEWHFTVRGPPDSDFDGGIYHGRIVLPPEYPMKPPSIILLTANGRFEVGKKICLSISGHHPETWQPSWSIRTALLAIIGFMPTKGEGAIGSLDYTPEERRALAKKSQDFCCEMCGTSMKTALLPLTSGSVSSQADKEAKELARQISFKAEVNSSRRSDAGPSNTSGLNPSAASREPQQDGAARAFPDPASATPEGQSSSAAAGPEQPPAVPSSSSSSLSPRQRRAQQQSQRRAPASADLGRAQQPRGNANHTGSTVLIVLLTFALAALIFRRICLANEYVFEL, encoded by the exons ATGGAGGCCCGGTACAACCTCAAGAGCCCGG ctGTCAAACGTTTGATGAAAGAGGCTGCAGAACTGAAGGATCCTACAGATCATTATCATGCACAGCCTTTGGAG GACAATCTTTTTGAATGGCACTTCACTGTTAGAGGCCCTCCAGATTCAGATTTTGATGGAGGGATTTATCATGGGCGAATAGTGCTACCACCTGAATATCCCATGAAACCACCCAGCATTATTTTGCTGACG GCAAATGGCAGGTTTGAAGTGGGGAAGAAAATTTGTTTAAGCATCTCAGGGCATCATCCTGAAACATGGCAGCCTTCGTGGAGTA TAAGAACAGCTTTACTAGCCATCATTGGATTTATGCCAACCAAAGGTGAAGGAGCAATAGGATCTCTAGATTACACACCAGAAGAAAGAAGAGCTCTTGCAAAGAA GTCACAAGACTTCTGTTGTGAAATGTGTGGCACATCTATGAAGACTGCCCTCTTACCACTGACATCTGGAAGTGTGTCAAGCCAAGCAGACAAGGAGGCTAAAGAGCTTGCCAGGCAAATTAGCTTTAAG GCAGAGGTCAATTCATCCAGGAGATCTGATGCTGGACCCTCAAACACATCAGGGCTGAATCCCTCTGCTGCTTCACGTGAGCCCCAGCAGGATGGTGCAGCCAGAGCATTCCCAGATCCAGCAAGTGCAACG CCTGAAGGCCAGAGCAGCAGCGCAGCAGCCGGGCCGGAGCAGCCCCCAGccgtgcccagcagcagcagcagctcgcTGAGCCCCCGGCAGCGCCGCGcgcagcagcagagccagagacGCGCCCCGGCCTCGGCCGACCTCGGCCGCGCACAGCAGCCCCGCGGCAACGCCAACCACACGGGCTCCACCGTGCTCATCGTCCTGCTCACCTTCGCCCTGGCCGCCCTCATATTCCGCAGAATATGTTTGGCTAACGAGTACGTGTTTGAGTTGTAA
- the UBE2J1 gene encoding ubiquitin-conjugating enzyme E2 J1 isoform X2 produces the protein MKEAAELKDPTDHYHAQPLEDNLFEWHFTVRGPPDSDFDGGIYHGRIVLPPEYPMKPPSIILLTANGRFEVGKKICLSISGHHPETWQPSWSIRTALLAIIGFMPTKGEGAIGSLDYTPEERRALAKKSQDFCCEMCGTSMKTALLPLTSGSVSSQADKEAKELARQISFKAEVNSSRRSDAGPSNTSGLNPSAASREPQQDGAARAFPDPASATPEGQSSSAAAGPEQPPAVPSSSSSSLSPRQRRAQQQSQRRAPASADLGRAQQPRGNANHTGSTVLIVLLTFALAALIFRRICLANEYVFEL, from the exons ATGAAAGAGGCTGCAGAACTGAAGGATCCTACAGATCATTATCATGCACAGCCTTTGGAG GACAATCTTTTTGAATGGCACTTCACTGTTAGAGGCCCTCCAGATTCAGATTTTGATGGAGGGATTTATCATGGGCGAATAGTGCTACCACCTGAATATCCCATGAAACCACCCAGCATTATTTTGCTGACG GCAAATGGCAGGTTTGAAGTGGGGAAGAAAATTTGTTTAAGCATCTCAGGGCATCATCCTGAAACATGGCAGCCTTCGTGGAGTA TAAGAACAGCTTTACTAGCCATCATTGGATTTATGCCAACCAAAGGTGAAGGAGCAATAGGATCTCTAGATTACACACCAGAAGAAAGAAGAGCTCTTGCAAAGAA GTCACAAGACTTCTGTTGTGAAATGTGTGGCACATCTATGAAGACTGCCCTCTTACCACTGACATCTGGAAGTGTGTCAAGCCAAGCAGACAAGGAGGCTAAAGAGCTTGCCAGGCAAATTAGCTTTAAG GCAGAGGTCAATTCATCCAGGAGATCTGATGCTGGACCCTCAAACACATCAGGGCTGAATCCCTCTGCTGCTTCACGTGAGCCCCAGCAGGATGGTGCAGCCAGAGCATTCCCAGATCCAGCAAGTGCAACG CCTGAAGGCCAGAGCAGCAGCGCAGCAGCCGGGCCGGAGCAGCCCCCAGccgtgcccagcagcagcagcagctcgcTGAGCCCCCGGCAGCGCCGCGcgcagcagcagagccagagacGCGCCCCGGCCTCGGCCGACCTCGGCCGCGCACAGCAGCCCCGCGGCAACGCCAACCACACGGGCTCCACCGTGCTCATCGTCCTGCTCACCTTCGCCCTGGCCGCCCTCATATTCCGCAGAATATGTTTGGCTAACGAGTACGTGTTTGAGTTGTAA